A window of Candidatus Tanganyikabacteria bacterium contains these coding sequences:
- a CDS encoding IPT/TIG domain-containing protein: MSDLARQAISRLAVVALAIALAGCPAFLARPQLRAAGGADVAASAGRSGPVGAVAADTAVRGRVDWAGARQVQSTPADVTGGATVSFIETSSNTTITTGKTDSAGNFTLVMTGFSPVTNATYILEAVKGLKNQLPGVAAARFRTILKWNGVGWLSVTNAAVGGSIVLNALTTAVAIESALDPANVGPGNTVNKVNLGTNPPTLNAVPGPYNGHPDSEIANLANDLLNYLSVEEDPVGSIPSVLPGITSVQPTSAPPNALVAITGTGYSLMGTRVYFNGTQAQIVMATPTQLVVVVPSAATTGTIQVVTPRGSATSTQFEVLQADNTSLSIANLVPDTGRIDSSMVIQGNFRADATPSVLFKGTKAPVEATVTDWATDSLTVTVPLGAVEGPVSVRSGPTIVESLDSFHLLPGDINTMVTLTNLTSTSEGALYTLPDAIRQHQGAKWGSAYFLVGGLNGTAAANAQNVVRMFPINADGTLGAIRTVGRLNTARYRHQVVAVAGRLFVIGGTNASGVALSDIEVATINADGSLSDFAAANMALPATRTGSGAVGYTNATGQNFIYILGGLRAGALDKTYDKIVLGAAGAISAITNNALTMTNLTTGFADFGIDIVGSSIIIAGGKWNTTTDNQGNCCVATPYTGVFPIDATNNITAGTLGANVGTATMNYTQLTVVNGYAYVAGGYGAVWNGASYVATYYANVWRSQLTAGTNVPGAWTALNPLIYAAPFSNLFDSGGRLYMFGGYNASGVMGVVQTAAFTSSNTLDVWSIFGSNTYARVGHAQAMLGNKAWTFGGYGAYTGGTSAVQKTTEYFVVRDDGTVSPSKVGSALRQVRYGAVAVVAKGYVYVIGGDSGIAATPVATIWPTMERAKINADGTLGSFTELTRNPLSIPRRFAAATFFNGYIYVFGGEINGGASTYTVKTASIERFKVNDDGTVGMSELLGSVALPERRSHMQAIAVGEFIYLIGGAVGGDTVAPTANNNVLAARIEPGGIIGSYNRILPLRTAVWGASCARIGSYLYAFGGFTGAAATTAVQRAFIQPDGSLTANGTTLWDLTAQDSKIPVLSAALGFYTGSPHIYKNWMLFLSGGSAATTPVDTILEAYIL, translated from the coding sequence GTGTCCGACCTGGCGCGGCAGGCGATCTCTCGACTGGCGGTCGTGGCCCTGGCCATCGCCCTCGCGGGCTGTCCGGCCTTCCTGGCGCGGCCGCAATTGCGAGCCGCCGGCGGGGCCGATGTGGCCGCATCGGCCGGGCGGTCCGGGCCGGTGGGTGCGGTCGCCGCCGACACGGCGGTGCGAGGGCGCGTCGACTGGGCCGGCGCCCGGCAGGTGCAATCGACGCCGGCCGACGTGACGGGCGGCGCCACGGTGTCGTTCATCGAGACGTCGTCGAACACGACCATCACCACCGGCAAGACCGACTCGGCCGGCAACTTCACGCTCGTGATGACCGGCTTCAGCCCGGTCACCAACGCGACGTACATCCTCGAGGCCGTCAAGGGCCTCAAGAACCAGCTTCCCGGCGTGGCGGCCGCCCGCTTCCGCACCATCTTGAAGTGGAACGGGGTGGGCTGGCTGTCGGTCACCAACGCGGCGGTCGGAGGCAGCATCGTGCTCAACGCCCTCACCACGGCGGTGGCCATCGAGTCGGCCCTCGATCCCGCCAACGTCGGACCCGGCAACACGGTCAACAAGGTCAACCTGGGGACCAACCCGCCGACCCTCAACGCCGTCCCGGGGCCGTACAACGGCCATCCCGACAGCGAGATCGCCAACCTGGCCAACGACCTGCTCAACTACCTCTCGGTCGAGGAGGATCCGGTAGGCAGCATCCCGTCCGTCCTGCCCGGCATCACGTCGGTGCAGCCGACGTCGGCTCCGCCCAACGCCCTGGTAGCCATCACGGGCACCGGCTACAGCCTCATGGGCACCCGTGTCTACTTCAACGGCACCCAGGCGCAGATCGTGATGGCGACCCCCACTCAGCTCGTCGTCGTGGTGCCGTCGGCGGCGACGACCGGCACGATCCAGGTCGTCACGCCGCGCGGATCGGCGACGTCCACCCAGTTCGAAGTGCTCCAGGCAGACAATACCAGCCTGTCGATCGCCAACCTGGTGCCCGACACCGGCCGCATCGACTCTTCGATGGTGATCCAGGGCAACTTCCGGGCCGACGCCACGCCCTCGGTCCTCTTCAAGGGCACCAAGGCCCCCGTCGAGGCGACCGTGACCGACTGGGCCACCGACTCGCTGACCGTCACGGTGCCTCTGGGGGCCGTGGAGGGGCCCGTCTCGGTCCGCAGCGGCCCGACCATCGTCGAGTCGCTCGACTCGTTTCACCTCCTGCCGGGCGACATCAACACGATGGTCACGCTGACCAACCTGACGTCGACGTCGGAGGGCGCCCTGTACACCCTTCCCGATGCCATCCGGCAGCACCAGGGGGCCAAGTGGGGCAGCGCCTACTTCCTGGTCGGCGGCCTCAACGGCACCGCGGCGGCCAACGCCCAGAACGTCGTGCGCATGTTCCCGATCAATGCCGACGGTACCCTGGGGGCGATCCGGACCGTCGGCCGCCTCAACACGGCCCGCTACCGCCACCAGGTCGTGGCGGTAGCCGGACGCCTCTTCGTCATCGGCGGGACGAACGCCTCCGGCGTGGCGCTCAGCGACATCGAAGTCGCCACCATCAATGCCGACGGCTCGCTGTCGGATTTTGCCGCCGCAAACATGGCGTTGCCGGCCACGCGGACCGGTTCGGGAGCGGTTGGCTACACCAACGCGACCGGGCAGAACTTCATCTACATTCTGGGCGGTTTGCGGGCGGGCGCGCTCGACAAGACCTACGACAAGATCGTCCTCGGCGCGGCCGGGGCCATCTCTGCCATCACGAACAACGCCCTCACGATGACCAACCTCACCACCGGCTTCGCCGACTTCGGCATCGACATCGTCGGGTCGAGCATCATCATCGCGGGCGGCAAGTGGAACACGACGACCGACAACCAGGGCAACTGCTGCGTGGCGACGCCGTATACCGGCGTCTTCCCGATCGACGCGACCAACAACATCACGGCGGGTACCCTCGGCGCCAACGTGGGCACCGCCACGATGAACTACACGCAATTGACCGTCGTCAACGGCTACGCCTACGTGGCCGGCGGCTACGGCGCCGTCTGGAACGGCGCAAGCTACGTGGCCACCTACTACGCCAACGTCTGGCGATCGCAGCTCACCGCGGGGACCAACGTCCCGGGCGCCTGGACGGCGCTGAATCCGCTGATCTATGCCGCGCCCTTCAGCAACCTCTTCGACTCGGGCGGCCGGCTGTACATGTTCGGCGGCTACAACGCCAGCGGCGTAATGGGCGTCGTGCAGACCGCGGCGTTCACGTCCTCCAACACCCTCGACGTGTGGTCGATCTTCGGCTCCAACACCTACGCCCGGGTGGGCCACGCCCAGGCCATGCTCGGAAACAAGGCCTGGACCTTCGGCGGCTATGGCGCCTACACCGGCGGCACCAGTGCGGTGCAGAAGACCACCGAGTACTTCGTCGTGCGCGACGACGGCACGGTCTCGCCCTCCAAGGTGGGCTCGGCACTCAGGCAGGTACGCTACGGAGCCGTGGCGGTCGTGGCCAAAGGGTACGTCTACGTCATCGGCGGGGACTCGGGCATAGCCGCGACGCCCGTCGCGACCATCTGGCCCACGATGGAGCGGGCCAAGATCAACGCGGACGGCACGCTGGGCAGCTTCACCGAACTGACGCGCAATCCGCTTTCGATCCCGAGGCGCTTCGCGGCTGCCACGTTCTTCAACGGCTACATTTACGTCTTCGGCGGGGAGATCAACGGGGGCGCGAGCACGTACACGGTCAAGACGGCCTCGATCGAGCGCTTCAAGGTCAACGACGACGGGACGGTCGGGATGTCCGAACTGCTGGGCTCGGTCGCCCTGCCCGAGCGGCGGAGCCACATGCAGGCGATCGCGGTCGGCGAGTTCATCTACCTCATCGGCGGGGCAGTCGGGGGCGATACGGTCGCGCCGACCGCCAACAACAACGTGCTCGCGGCCCGCATCGAACCGGGCGGCATCATCGGCTCGTACAACCGCATTCTCCCGCTGCGTACCGCGGTCTGGGGCGCTTCGTGCGCCCGGATCGGCTCGTACCTGTATGCCTTCGGCGGCTTCACCGGCGCGGCGGCCACGACGGCCGTCCAGCGGGCATTCATCCAGCCCGACGGCAGCCTGACGGCCAACGGGACCACGCTCTGGGACCTGACCGCCCAGGACTCGAAGATTCCGGTGCTCTCGGCGGCCCTCGGGTTCTACACGGGCAGCCCCCACATCTACAAGAACTGGATGCTCTTCCTGTCGGGTGGGTCCGCGGCAACGACGCCGGTGGACACGATCCTGGAAGCCTATATCCTGTAA